The genomic region tatataattgcaCAGGTTAGTACCAAATTATATTGGTTTAGAGCTTATAATTATACTAATTATagttgtactatttataaaaattatgattATAGTTAGCTACAGCTATAGGagttataatatggagtaaactTGAACCTTATGATAATGGTTCAATTTTATGGTATATATTTCTATTATCTTCTCTTTATTGATTAATTTATCTGTTATATCACTATAATTGTAACTTACTTTAGGTACATCCAATTCATTCTAATTACTGTCGGAGTATATGCAAGTCGTATGTGGACTATGGCAATAGCTGCAACCTGTTATATTTAAATTCGCGTTCTCTAGATATTGTCCGCAATATTCAGAAATGGTTTTATCTTATTGGTTGGGGGTATGATGAACATATTTTTACATTCAACATTGAAGAAAGaaagataattattaatatattcttccAGGATACCAGTTTTGATAGTAATTATAATGTGTAGTACAATGTCTCCAAAAGAATCTGAGCTTGAGTTTAGAAATCCAAACTTCCAACTTGTAGAATTCAAGCTGCAATTTctacttttataataatattttgttttattggtaaatatgtataattaaatacaatgtttgaaattaaataaaacataatccTTTATTTATTGCATGTTTTTTTTTACAGTATCAGTTGGTTGTTTAGTTTTACAGCAAAGTTACCAACATCAATACATTTCACCACCTTgttctaatttaataaataatgctGAAAATTATAATAGTGATGATATTGAAAGACGTATATTAGACATTGAAGATCTTATTTCCTCAACTTCTCATACttcaatgtaagtaaattatgcaaaaaataacaaaattaaaaattatgccTTAATTAATATCTTAATGTTATCAGCATTGGATGTGAATCTGAAAATAATTGTCCAAATAGAGTATACAGAGATAATAATAACGAAATTGATGAATGTGACTTGTATGAAAACATAGACAATGAAAGAAATGATCCTCAGTTTTTACGGCATCTTGTATTTGTTATTTTACTTCTATGTTCCATGTTCATTGTAAGTATAtagtaaaataatcaaaataataaagttataatttattacaaatattttataacaGGGCTTATCTATATCTGTTGGAAGACTATTAATGGAACaattaattggaatttatgcAGAATTGGCATTTCTTGATGTTGCTTTAAATTTTGGCCAGTCCTTAATAGCATTTGCTATTTTTGGGTTAGATGCTGGTCTTGGGAAATTAGGATGTTGGTTACGAAAAATGAGTCGTAAATGGCGTGAAGGTATCACTAcatcattttcatattttttgtttctatttaaaaacttgtatattttaaatagacAATATATTTTGGTACTTATAGGGAGAGAATTACAACTTCCTTCTGAAGATACATTAAGTCATGAAGTGAAAACTATTAGAGATCAGTTTATTCGTTGTCATTTAACTGAATGTCGTGCTCATATATCTATGTGCCGTAGACGCTTGCTGAAAGTACACAAAAGTGTCTTCACTGGAACTGACTTAGTTAATTGGTTGCTTGAAGCTAACATTGCACAAACTAGAGAAGAAGCTGTTCAGTATGGACGTAGCTTATTAGAAAGTCGAGTATTACAACATATTGATGGTACTTCTCACTTTTGCGATCAAAATTTACTTTATACTTTTAATGCCTAATTGTAATATCTCGATTAGGTTTTGTAGAAAgatttaaattatgaaattagtacccgatatttattttatagcattttttttacatttatgaTCATACTTTCTCTATTGTTTATAGTAATTATAACAATGAAACATGTATTTCATAGTGTAACCAGAATGCTTTGAAACAAAGTGATATAGTAACAATATGACTAATTGAATCAAATACCaaagataaatattaatatctaatattgtatttttaaattatgttCTATATTGTATGTATTATTGATTTCTTTGATGAGGAAAACCAGTTTGGACTATCTGTACTTTTTTACAAACTTATTATGGTTTATTATCGTTGATTTTAGAGAATGGTAATTAATAAAAACACTTAATCAGATGACTTTACTatagaaatataatatttcatattatacaacatAAACTGTAATAAATTACAAAgtggaaaatatgtataaaataaatatctttgcttcaaaaattaaaataatttttcttatttaacataatttcatgatattaaagtacacattaATGAATTAAAACATAAATCATCATCTGGATCTTCTTCATCAATATCATCTATATTCTCTGGATGATAATGAATTTTAGATGTATTTGTTACATCTGTTTTGACTATATATGGCAGTACCGTATTTTTTCTTTGTtccatttcattttcatttatttctattcTGAATGaagattcaatttttaatttataactttcatttaatgaatttgtttttttactTTGTTCAAATTTTTTTGATTGAATATCATATGATGTATCATTTTGATTTACTATTTCTTCTTGTTTTAAGATTCCTCCACCTACTTTACGGTGTATAAATTTtactatataattaaaatttttatttactactgCATTGGGAAAATTCTCTATTTTTACATATGTACTTCCTAATGTTTCAATGCaaagtattttattttgtataatatcCCGTCTATAAATACAAATTATTTGTGACACTTGTTGgcttaacttttttaaaaaccacATAGTCTTTGAtaagcaataaataaaattaaacatgttATACAATCGATAATCACTGTAGATTTagtgtttattatatttaaaatatgttttaGATTATAGAAATCTTTCTCATTAATAGcacttacatcaatttcattaatatcaagagtataataatcataaatatttacattatttgaTATGAAAGATTCGGATTCATTTTGATATGATGATTTTGAATCAGAAAATAATAATAGATTGAATGTATAATTCGGATCTTTATCTTTCCACATTTTTATCCATCCTGCAAtcaattttcttgcatatgTTGAATTTAATCctaaaatataaacatatatacataatacacatatacacgcgatatatatatatatatatatatatatatatatatatatatatatatatatatataatatcttttcaactataTTTAAGTCAAACATAGTTTTAAGAAATATTTTCTACATGTTTCTTAAGAGTATTATCGCACCTTCATCAAGGACTATTAATTTTGTACCTCCTAACAAAGTAATGTTTTTATAGATGTCATTGTGTTAATTGTAATTATTAAGTTAGGAATACGTTACATATTAAATTAACAATAATCACGAAATTGACAGACATACATTAAGGAAACTATATTATATTGTGATATACAAAAAAgaattttacataaatatacaATTCAAAATGTAACTTAAGACCGAAAATTATGTTTAAACATACAATACactaaatgaaatttaaaattacactCTTAACCTCGAACTATTTCGATATTATTTTCCATTCATATCGCGTAAAAA from Lasioglossum baleicum unplaced genomic scaffold, iyLasBale1 scaffold1785, whole genome shotgun sequence harbors:
- the LOC143220982 gene encoding LOW QUALITY PROTEIN: lysosomal cholesterol signaling protein-like (The sequence of the model RefSeq protein was modified relative to this genomic sequence to represent the inferred CDS: inserted 2 bases in 2 codons; substituted 1 base at 1 genomic stop codon), encoding MSSLEEIQISTMKVEPMDNLYLALIQCFAIILCGYIAGRFDIITKTEANGLNTFVGTFALPSLIFMSLAKLNFTLVNWKFLFAVLLAKSFVFLIVLGISLVIKRQSNPGCAALFAIFTTQSNDFAIGYPMIHALYGKTHPEYTAYLYLMAPISLAILNPIGFVLLEIGKRYDEDHRNYRDMICSIVKGIALNPVLLMTVLGIFGNLAFSHLVPAALATILDVFGNAFSASALFLLGLMMVGKVHKLKGIALVIPAILILVKLLILPLVIRESIILLNAGENATDTQDLSTYGFLYGTIPTAPALFIFTIRYNLEIDLIASAMVACTFVSAPLMFISAKLIDAVFTGITPENYTHQLNIFSFDVSIASIIVCIWLIICFIGFGRKKYNCVTHKCTFFIXLHRLLATAIGVIIWSKLEPYDNGSILWYIQFILITVGVYASRMWTMAIAATXLYLNSRSLDIVRNIQKWFYLIGWGIPVLIVIIMCSTMSPKESELEFRNPNFQLXRIQAAISTFIIIFCFIVSVGCLVLQQSYQHQYISPPCSNLINNAENYNSDDIERRILDIEDLISSTSHTSIIGCESENNCPNRVYRDNNNEIDECDLYENIDNERNDPQFLRHLVFVILLLCSMFIGLSISVGRLLMEQLIGIYAELAFLDVALNFGQSLIAFAIFGLDAGLGKLGCWLRKMSRKWREGRELQLPSEDTLSHEVKTIRDQFIRCHLTECRAHISMCRRRLLKVHKSVFTGTDLVNWLLEANIAQTREEAVQYGRSLLESRVLQHIDGTSHFCDQNLLYTFNA
- the LOC143220978 gene encoding LOW QUALITY PROTEIN: uncharacterized protein LOC143220978 (The sequence of the model RefSeq protein was modified relative to this genomic sequence to represent the inferred CDS: inserted 2 bases in 2 codons) translates to MTSIKTLXLLGGTKLIVLDEGLNSTYARKLIAGWIKMWKDKDPNYTFNLLLFSDSKSSYQNESESFISNNVNIYDYYTLDINEIDVSAINEKDFYNLKHILNIINTKSTVIIDCITCLILFIXLSKTMWFLKKLSQQVSQIICIYRRDIIQNKILCIETLGSTYVKIENFPNAVVNKNFNYIVKFIHRKVGGGILKQEEIVNQNDTSYDIQSKKFEQSKKTNSLNESYKLKIESSFRIEINENEMEQRKNTVLPYIVKTDVTNTSKIHYHPENIDDIDEEDPDDDLCFNSLMCTLIS